Proteins found in one Deinococcus cellulosilyticus NBRC 106333 = KACC 11606 genomic segment:
- the rplB gene encoding 50S ribosomal protein L2, with protein MAVKTYRPYTPSRRFLTTADFSGLTKKRPEKSLTTSIHKTGGRNNRGRITSRFRGGGHKRLYRIIDFKRRDKAGVPAKVASVEYDPNRSARIALLHYLDGEKRYILAPEGLQVGATVVSGPEAEPKVGNALPLRFMPVGAVVHNVELVPGRGGQMARSAGTSIQIQGKEGDYAILRLPSGELRRVHTECYATVGSIGNAEHKNIVIGKAGRTRWLGRKPYQRGSSMNPVDHPHGGGEGRTGVGRTPVSPWGQPAKGLKTRKRRKNSSRFIVARRK; from the coding sequence ATGGCAGTTAAGACGTACCGTCCATACACTCCCTCCAGGCGCTTCCTGACCACGGCTGATTTCTCGGGCCTGACCAAAAAGCGCCCCGAGAAGAGCCTGACCACCTCCATTCACAAGACCGGTGGACGCAACAACCGTGGTCGCATCACCAGCCGTTTCCGCGGCGGTGGCCACAAGCGCCTGTACCGCATCATCGACTTCAAACGCCGTGACAAGGCCGGAGTTCCTGCCAAAGTCGCCAGCGTGGAGTACGATCCCAACCGCAGCGCACGCATCGCCCTCCTGCACTACCTCGACGGCGAAAAGCGCTACATCCTGGCTCCTGAAGGTCTGCAAGTCGGCGCCACCGTGGTGAGCGGTCCCGAAGCAGAACCCAAGGTCGGCAATGCCCTGCCCCTGCGCTTCATGCCCGTCGGTGCCGTGGTCCACAACGTGGAACTGGTGCCCGGTCGTGGTGGCCAGATGGCCCGCAGTGCCGGTACGAGCATCCAGATCCAAGGTAAAGAAGGCGACTACGCGATCCTGCGCCTGCCCAGCGGCGAACTTCGCCGTGTGCACACCGAGTGCTACGCCACCGTTGGCAGCATCGGCAATGCAGAGCACAAGAACATCGTGATCGGTAAAGCTGGACGCACCCGCTGGCTCGGACGCAAGCCCTATCAGCGTGGCTCTTCCATGAACCCTGTGGATCACCCCCACGGTGGTGGTGAAGGTCGCACTGGTGTTGGCCGCACGCCTGTTTCCCCCTGGGGACAGCCTGCCAAAGGTCTCAAGACCCGCAAGCGTCGCAAGAACAGCAGCCGCTTCATCGTCGCTCGCCGGAAGTAA
- a CDS encoding 50S ribosomal protein L23, translated as MSHFDTIKAPVVSEKAFAGIENGVYSFWVDPRVTKVEIKAAVEAVFGVKVDSVNTQNLVGKVKRAGRFTGKRIDRKKAIVKLKEGQKIEALENLV; from the coding sequence ATGAGCCATTTTGACACCATCAAAGCTCCTGTCGTGAGCGAGAAAGCTTTCGCTGGGATCGAGAACGGCGTTTACAGCTTCTGGGTTGACCCCCGCGTCACCAAAGTCGAAATCAAAGCTGCTGTCGAAGCAGTTTTCGGCGTCAAGGTGGACAGCGTCAACACCCAGAACCTGGTAGGCAAAGTCAAACGTGCAGGCCGTTTTACCGGCAAGCGCATTGACCGCAAAAAAGCAATTGTCAAACTCAAAGAGGGCCAGAAAATCGAAGCCCTTGAGAACCTGGTTTAA
- the rplD gene encoding 50S ribosomal protein L4 encodes MSQIKVIGKNGGRALEVEFPEAKVGILHDVVTWQLAKRRRGTASTKTRAQVSRVGKKMYSQKGTGNARHGDRSVPTFVGGGVAFGPKPRSYAYTLPRKVRQLGLAMALGDRATTGKLFAVDGFGVEGKTKQFVAWVKENGIEGSIFLVTDDVNARLAARNLRNVTAVAVEGLNVYDILRHDNLVIDAVVLEPAKDGEE; translated from the coding sequence ATGAGCCAGATCAAAGTGATCGGCAAAAACGGGGGTCGCGCTCTTGAAGTCGAGTTCCCCGAAGCCAAAGTCGGCATCCTGCACGACGTGGTGACCTGGCAACTCGCCAAGCGCCGCCGTGGCACCGCCAGCACCAAAACCCGCGCTCAGGTGAGCCGCGTGGGCAAGAAGATGTACAGCCAGAAGGGCACCGGTAACGCCCGTCACGGCGACCGCAGCGTTCCCACCTTCGTGGGCGGTGGTGTGGCCTTCGGCCCCAAACCCCGCAGCTACGCTTACACCCTGCCCCGCAAAGTGCGTCAGCTCGGTCTGGCCATGGCCCTCGGCGACCGCGCCACCACCGGCAAACTGTTCGCAGTGGACGGATTCGGCGTGGAAGGCAAGACCAAGCAGTTCGTGGCCTGGGTCAAAGAGAACGGCATCGAAGGCAGCATCTTCCTGGTGACTGACGACGTGAACGCCCGCCTCGCTGCCCGCAACCTCCGCAACGTCACCGCTGTGGCTGTGGAAGGCCTGAACGTCTACGACATCCTGCGCCATGACAACCTGGTCATCGACGCAGTGGTCCTCGAACCCGCGAAGGACGGTGAAGAATGA
- the rplC gene encoding 50S ribosomal protein L3 has product MTKGILGTKVGMTQVWKGDKVVPVTVVLAGPCQIVQRKTAATDGYNAIQVGYGEQKESRLNKPALGHLKKNGASAVRYLREFRDFNFDGDVLKADLFEQGEIVDVTGTSKGRGTQGVMRRWGFKGGPASHGSKKWHRRPGSIGQRKTPGRVYKGKRMAGHWGVERITVQNLEIIEVRPDENLILVKGGIPGPNGGLVILKAAAKGGKS; this is encoded by the coding sequence ATGACCAAAGGCATTCTCGGCACCAAAGTCGGGATGACCCAAGTCTGGAAAGGCGACAAGGTCGTTCCCGTCACCGTTGTGCTCGCTGGCCCCTGCCAGATCGTGCAACGCAAAACTGCTGCCACCGACGGCTACAACGCCATTCAGGTCGGTTACGGCGAGCAGAAAGAAAGCCGCCTCAACAAACCCGCTCTGGGCCACCTGAAGAAAAACGGTGCCAGTGCAGTGCGTTACCTCCGCGAATTCCGCGATTTCAACTTCGATGGTGATGTCCTCAAGGCTGACCTGTTCGAGCAGGGCGAAATCGTTGATGTGACCGGCACCTCCAAGGGTCGCGGTACCCAGGGTGTCATGCGTCGCTGGGGCTTCAAAGGCGGTCCTGCCAGCCACGGTTCCAAAAAATGGCACCGTCGCCCCGGTTCCATCGGTCAGCGCAAAACCCCCGGTCGCGTTTACAAAGGCAAGCGCATGGCTGGTCACTGGGGCGTTGAACGCATCACCGTTCAGAACCTCGAAATCATCGAAGTTCGTCCTGATGAGAACCTGATTCTCGTCAAAGGCGGCATCCCCGGTCCCAACGGTGGTCTGGTCATCCTCAAAGCTGCCGCCAAGGGAGGCAAGTCATGA